GAAGAAGCAATCGCCGCGGCGGTGCGTAAGTCGGCCATGGCGGCTTTTTGGGCTTCTTTGGGGTCGGGAGTTTTGGTAAAAGTTTTGTGGGTAAAAAAGCGAACCAGTGTTTCCATTATTTTAACAATGGGATATAAAACGGAATACATCACACGCATCAACGGGGAAAGTTTTAATACAACCATTTCCTTGTTTTTAATGGCGAAAGTTTTAGGGGTAAGTTCACCAAATACAATGGTAATAAAACTAAGCGGAACAACCACAAAAGCCATGGCCAGTAATTCGGCGATGCTCTTGGATACACCCAGCCAATTTTGCAAAATCGGAGCGAAGGCTTCGTCCGCGCTGGCCCCGCCGAAAGCGGCGGCAATGGCTCCCACCAAGGTAATACCGATTTGCACCACGGCCAAACTCCCTTCCATGTGGTCTTTCATAAAAAGGGCGGCATCTGCGCCCAAGCGTTTTTCTTGGGCTAAAATGGAAAGTTTGGTGCGGGAAACGGAAGCCAAGGCCATTTCGTACGCGGCTAAAAGGGCGTTGAAGCCCAACATTAACAGGATAATAAAGATTGTCATAAATATATTATAGTGTAGCAAATTGATAAAAAAAATGCCCCCTTCAGTGAAGGGAGCATTTTGTTGGGTTTACTTCTTAAAAAGCCCGTTCTTTGAACTCTTCTTTCGGGTTTTCGTCCAGCGAAGTGACCGTGTATTTAACCGTATCAAAGTTGATTTTGGTTAAATCTACTTTGCGAATTTGCGAGTTGTACATCGTGCGGTAGTAGAAGGTCGGGTGTGTGGTATCGCTGACGCAGGTAACCTGGGTAGCACTCGGGATATCCGGAATTTGTTGGTTCGGTGCAAATTCCGCGCCAATCGGGATATCAAACGCATTTAAGATATGAAATGCCTGCGTGACGGCTCCGTATTGGTCTAACGGTTTACGCGAACCATGCAACCAAAAGAAAGCACGGATAAACCGAGAGGGCGGTGTGAAATCGCCCGGAATACCTAATAAAGCCGAGCCGGAACCCAACGAAAACAAATTAGCCCCGCCAAAGGTTTTTTCGGGCACGGTTCCGGGCATAAGGTTAATGTAGTTGTTTAAGTTGCCCAAATGCCAAGCAAAATCGGGCGAGTTGGTCAGCACGCCGATTTCGTTTTCGTACACCTTGCGTTCTCCTCGGTTGGTAATTTCCAAAACTACACTCCTGCCGCTGGCATCGGCAATACGCCAATGGCCCGTGTTATAATTCCCCTTTTTATCGGGCTTGGCGATAGGAATAATGTCTATTTTCTTAAGATGTTTTAACACTTCATCTACCGTGGCAAAGTTAGTTAATATCCACGGTACAAGTTCCGCATCACTGACCGATTTTTTTGCTTTGTTCGGGTTGTATGGCGCTAAACTCCCGTAATGCGAAAAGAAGAAAATACCTGCCGAGAGGCCTTTTTCGTTGATGCCTTCCGTGATAAACTCGTCCATGACGGTGGTGGCCCCTACTACCCCATAGCGGGTCGTCCAGGTAAGTCCGTTTTTCCCATCCGGTGTGTAGGAAGTTTTTTTTATATTGCGCGGCCAAACCGCCAGTTTGGCTTTTAAGTCGTATCCGCTCCACTCAATGGTGCGCGCTTGGATACGGGTGCCGTCTTTGGCGGTAAGCGAGATGCCCGTACAAGCCGGTGCTGTGGTAACTGCCGTGGCGGTTAAGGTTGCGGCGGCCAATAAGGCTGTTATTTTTTTCATACTGCTTTTTAAGAGCGGGTAAATATAGTCTGTCCGCCCTTCCCCCTGTACGGCTAGTGTGGCGTATGAACGGTGCTTTGGGTATGGGTAAATTTAGATTAGAAGAAAGGAATTCTTGCGGGTATGACGGCGGCCTCCAAACCGTGATGAGTAAATAGAAAAGCACTTGAAAATATTAGAAAAGCGCAAGAGTAAATAAAAAACCCCGGGATAAAAAGCCCGGGGTTTTGAACGGGTATAAGAAGAATTATTTTTCTTCGTCCAATTTTTTAAGAGTCGGGAACAAGATGATTTCGCGGATAGAATCTTGCCCGGTCAGCATCATAATAATACGGTCGATGCCGATGCCCATGCCTCCGGTCGGGGGCATACCGCTTTCCATGGCTTCGATGTAGTCCATGTCCAAAATATCGGCGTTTTGCGCATCTTCGCCTTTGGCAACCGCTTTGGCTTCGGCTTGGTCCTTCAAGCGTTGAAGTT
The DNA window shown above is from Elusimicrobium sp. and carries:
- a CDS encoding choloylglycine hydrolase family protein produces the protein MKKITALLAAATLTATAVTTAPACTGISLTAKDGTRIQARTIEWSGYDLKAKLAVWPRNIKKTSYTPDGKNGLTWTTRYGVVGATTVMDEFITEGINEKGLSAGIFFFSHYGSLAPYNPNKAKKSVSDAELVPWILTNFATVDEVLKHLKKIDIIPIAKPDKKGNYNTGHWRIADASGRSVVLEITNRGERKVYENEIGVLTNSPDFAWHLGNLNNYINLMPGTVPEKTFGGANLFSLGSGSALLGIPGDFTPPSRFIRAFFWLHGSRKPLDQYGAVTQAFHILNAFDIPIGAEFAPNQQIPDIPSATQVTCVSDTTHPTFYYRTMYNSQIRKVDLTKINFDTVKYTVTSLDENPKEEFKERAF